From Scylla paramamosain isolate STU-SP2022 unplaced genomic scaffold, ASM3559412v1 Contig1, whole genome shotgun sequence, a single genomic window includes:
- the LOC135095644 gene encoding actin-binding Rho-activating protein-like codes for MSDSLVCGRGGSVTERKARLDEKSSGNTAKSDTQTQPFALRHCSSLQEKKQQFADSAAKHSEKMSKNPFSGGFKTNAASRLAKDDPNYGRPVAGSKTERRGKNAARHVNAEVVFLCDMIHQEGIQLPDGTAVIAFGELFQIYTRISNKLVGMLLRARKYNLLTFEGETLFQRRDDHVPIKLLRPIQEIRAELHEDQDFDVGVCHKAPR; via the exons ATGAGTGATTCTTTA gtgtGTGGGCGGGGCGGCAGCGTGACAGAGCGAAAGGCAAGGTTGGACGAAAAATCATCTGGCAATACTGCTAAAAGTGACACACAGACGCag ccctTCGCCCTAAGACACTGTAGTAGCCTGCAAGAGAAGAAACAGCAATTTGCAGACAGCGCCGCTAAACATAGCGAGAAAATGTCAAAGAATCCATTTAGCGGAGGCTTCAAGACCAACGCTGCATCAAGACTCGCTAAGGACGACCCCAATTACGGACG GCCAGTCGCAGGCAGCAAGACGGAGCGGCGAGGCAAGAATGCAGCGAGACACGTGAACGCAGAAGTAGTGTTCCTGTGCGACATGATTCACCAAGAAGGAATCCAGCTACCTGATGGAACGGCAGTCATTGCATTTGGGGAGCtctttcag ATCTACACACGCATCTCAAATAAGCTGGTGGGAATGCTGTTGAGGGCCAGAAAATATAATCTCTTGACCTTcgaaggagaaacactctttcaG cggcgAGACGACCATGTGCCTATCAAATTGCTAAGGCCTATACAAGAAATTCGAGCCGAACTTCATGAAGATCAAGATTTTGACGTGGGCGTGTGTCACAAGGCGCCGCGCTGA
- the LOC135095708 gene encoding mitochondrial DNA helicase-like: MLEIIMIVYQYVLLLCDFAALLWRCVVLTLTAVWRTISPAPLASLAGEIVLVTGAGHGIGRELSLQFARLGGRVVCLDVNEATNRNTKEDILREGGSAWAFKCDVGNRDEVKSVCAKVRQEVGEVTVLVNNAGIMPCKPFLRHTADEVIDVFRVNVFAHFWLVQEWLPSFLEAGRGTIVALSSIAGLVATSNLAPYCATKFAVRGLMEGLTEELRYAKRHPNIQLTSVYPFVVDTGLAQRPRIRFPSLNPVTSASQCAALVIEGVRRGEEVICIPTKDYYGSLACQCYAEGSPQSLLRFYGYWRVTNKYLNTSLCLLSTMATYQRLSGLLRTLKQPLKYPAVKYGARNTYISLPKLRFSLLMGSGGAGGGGSGRCLHIGNVFKQRDIPEYLLGYISQVTAESDLLGDELEEEEEEKDMEDDIVDFLNTRILTFEETDTSFVLPCPTCPRKNEEETKLNEIFVDKNSGYFVCPWCCRDGTWEELMALLDTREDSLTANQLIAYLDSALPVAEVADDWLNESPLKNISRVTLEKFAARVTADRSRLLLPVTDHLGDTVGVESVSLLHHLPQIIRRFVTGQSRVFSPPTTTTTTSRRERVVVVPTCCDVLTLAECGVYAVSLPSEDVSTLEQHIATYDLTEVLVWCRGLPPPRPLLLALIQTGVACSLVQSAENDTPVYLKSGTEIKTSLNKTIPVLSSATTTFSQIKDKVYYRLTHKEETCGVQWRRFAGLNDILLGHRPGELTVLTGPTGCGKTTLMAEYSLDLCCQGVPTLWGSFEVSVVRLCEVMLQQYSGSPLPQELHQFNTLASQFSTLPLHFLTYHGQHDVKAVVKAMREAVQVWGVQHIIIDNLQFMLGTGKSGSSAERWWEQDLAVSSLRRFATQTGCHVTVIAHPKKVPEGQLLGIDSVFGSAKVTQEADNVMILQVKAATSSLTSSRKVLQVVKNRYGGQLGDLPLRFHKDSLTLSSCFRQKVRERSQKGEREGSGGSLKKINIKGLSRLGL, translated from the exons ATGCTGGAGATTATAATGATCGTGTACCAGtatgtgctgctgctgtgtgacTTTGCTGCATTGCTGTGGCGGTGTGTGGTGTTGACCCTGACCGCAGTGTGGCGCACCATCAGCCCAGCACCACTAGCATCACTGGCGGGGGAAATCGTGCTG GTGACAGGGGCAGGACACGGCATCGGCAGGGAGCTTAGCCTACAGTTTGCAAGGCTCGGTGGAAGAGTGGTCTGTTTGGACGTCAacgag GCAACaaacaggaacacaaaggaggacaTACTGAGAGAGGGTGGATCTGCGTGGGCGTTTAAGTGTGATGTTGGTAACAGAGATGaagtgaaaagtgtgtgtgccaag GTCAGGCAGGAGGTCGGTGAGGTCACAGTGCTGGTCAACAATGCCGGGATCATGCCCTGCAAGCCATTCCTGCGACACACGGCAGACGAGGTCATCGATGTTTTTCGCGTCAACGTTTTCGCGCATTTTTGg CTGGTGCAGGAGTGGCTACCCAGCTTCctagaggcagggagaggcaccATTGTCGCCCTGTCGTCAATTGCAGGGCTGGTGGCGACTTCCAATTTAGCTCCTTATTGTGCTACGAAATTTGCTGTCAGAG GGCTGATGGAGGGGCTGACGGAGGAACTGAGATACGCGAAACGGCATCCAAACATCCAGTTGACGTCTGTGTATCCGTTTGTCGTGGATACCGGCCTGGCCCAGCGCCCTCGGAtcag GTTCCCATCCCTCAACCCAGTGACCTCAGCCAGCCAATGTGCAGCGCTGGTCATCGAGGGGgtcaggaggggagaggaagtcaTCTGCATACCTACCAAAGACTATTATGGGTCACTGGCTTgtcaa TGCTATGCCGAGGGAAGTCCGCAAAGCCTTCTTAGATTTTATGGATACTGGCGT GTAACCAATAAGTACTTAAATACCTCCCTATGCCTTTTAAGTACAATGGCCACTTATCAAAGGCTGAGTGGCTTACTTAGAACACTTAAACAGCCCCTTAAGTACCCCGCTGTTAAGTATGGGGCGAGAAACACTTATATTTCCCTGCCAAAGTTGAGATTTTCGTTACTAATGGGGtctggtggcgctggtggtggcggtagtggtagaTGTTTACATATTGGCAACGTGTTTAAACAAAGGGATATTCCTGAGTATCTTCTTGGTTATATAAGCCAG gtGACAGCGGAGAGTGACCTTCTGGGAGacgaattggaggaggaggaggaggagaaagacatgGAAGATGACATAGTGGATTTTTTGAACACTCGCATCTTGACGTTCGAAGAGACAGACACCAGCTTTGTTCTTCCCTGCCCCACCTGCCccagaaag aatgaagaggaaacaaaattaaacgaAATATTTGTCGACAAAAATTCAG GTTACTTTGTGTGCCCCTGGTGCTGCCGTGACGGGACGTGGGAGGAGTTGATGGCATTGCTAGACACGAGAGAAGACTCCCTGACCGCTAACCAACTCATCGCCTACCTTGATAGTGCGTTACCTGTGGCGGAGGTGGCGGATGACTGGCTTAACGAGTCCCCGCtgaag AATATCAGCCGAGTCACCCTTGAGAAATTTGCCGCACGGGTCACCGCTGACAGGTCCCGCCTTCTTCTCCCAGTCACTGATCACCTGGGAGACACTGTGGGAGTAGAGAGTGTGTCCCTGTTGCACCACCTCCCCCAG ATAATTCGTCGTTTCGTCACCGGCCAATCACGTGTCTTCTCccctccaaccaccaccaccaccaccagcaggagagaGCGAGTGGTAGTGGTGCCAACTTGCTGCGATGTGCTGACATTGGCTGAGTGTGGTGTGTATGCGGTGTCTCTGCCCTCTGAAG atgtgTCAACGTTGGAGCAACACATTGCGACCTATGACCTGACAGAGGTGCTTGTGTGGTGTCGCGGCCTTCCCCCTCCACGCCCCCTCCTGCTTGCCCTCATCCAGACTGGGGTGGCTTGTTCTCTAGTACa GTCAGCCGAGAACGACACACCTGTTTACCTCAAATCAGGGACAGAGATAAAGACATCCCTGAACAAGACCATTCCTGTCCTGTCCAGCGCCACCACAACCTTCTCTCAGATCAAAGATAAAGTGTATTACAGGCTCACACATAAGGAAgag ACATGCGGCGTCCAGTGGCGGAGGTTCGCGGGGCTCAACGACATCCTTCTGGGGCACCGGCCTGGGGAGCTAACAGTGCTGACTGGCCCAACAGGGTGCGGCAAGACGACCCTGATGGCTGAGTACTCCCTGGACCTGTGTTGCCAAGGG gttCCGACGCTGTGGGGAAGCTTTGAGGTAAGTGTGGTGAGGCTGTGTGAGGTAATGCTACAGCAGTACTCTGGCTCACCGCTGCCTCAGGAGCTACACCAGTTCAACACCTTGGCTTCACAGTTCTCCACACtgcctctccacttcctcaccTACCACGGCCAGCATGATGTGAAGGCGGTGGTCAAG GCGATGAGGGAGGCGGTGCAGGTGTGGGGGGTACAGCACATCATCATCGACAACCTTCAGTTCATGCTTGGGACGGGAAAGTCTGGGTCCTCGGCAGAGAGGTGGTGGGAACAAGATTTAGCTGTTTCGAGTCTGAGAAGATTCGCGACTCAGACCGGCTGTCACGTTACTGTCATAGCTCACCCTAagaag GTACCAGAGGGCCAGCTGCTTGGGATTGACAGTGTGTTTGGAAGTGCCAAGGTCACACAGGAGGCAGATAATGTTATGATATTGCAGGTCAAAGCAGCGACCTCTTCCTTGACCTCTAGCAGAAAAGTCTTgcaa GTGGTGAAAAACCGGTATGGGGGTCAGCTGGGTGACCTTCCCCTGCGGTTCCACAAGGACTCCCTGACCTTATCGTCGTGTTTCAGGCAAAAGGTCAGAGAGAGGTcacagaagggagagagagagggaagtggagggtcTCTGAAAAAGATCAATATTAAAGGTTTGTCTAGATTAGggttgtaa